The Triticum aestivum cultivar Chinese Spring chromosome 7B, IWGSC CS RefSeq v2.1, whole genome shotgun sequence genome window below encodes:
- the LOC123162854 gene encoding BTB/POZ and MATH domain-containing protein 2-like, whose protein sequence is MAIACTNVTNVVRSVHPLRIDGYGITKAIGSDRWIKSRWNVGGYEWGVHVHPSRSNTAVDCKPWVALRLIFLSDGCTMPNVEASMRCRLVDPRGTADPSEEKSITCMFNSRPKGQLGASGDCSNPVYLMSARELEASCYLKDDSFTVQCTVTVLKDLAEVTIRDNEPLPVVPPSRLHQHLAELLRSRTPADVELIVSGDSLVAHKNILAARSPVLMAEFFGNMREASS, encoded by the coding sequence ATGGCTATTGCCTGCACAAACGTGACCAATGTTGTGCGCTCGGTGCATCCGCTCAGGATCGATGGCTACGGCATCACAAAAGCCATAGGCAGCGACCGATGGATCAAGTCCAGGTGGAACGTCGGCGGTTACGAGTGGGGAGTCCACGTCCATCCTTCACGGTCGAACACCGCCGTCGATTGCAAACCGTGGGTCGCACTGAGGCTTATCTTCCTCAGCGATGGTTGCACTATGCCCAACGTCGAAGCGAGCATGCGCTGCCGTTTGGTGGATCCGAGGGGGACGGCTGATCCGTCCGAAGAGAAGAGTATCACGTGTATGTTCAATAGTCGTCCGAAGGGCCAGCTTGGCGCCTCAGGAGATTGCTCGAATCCAGTTTATCTCATGTCGGCACGGGAACTAGAGGCCTCGTGCTATCTCAAGGACGACTCCTTCACCGTGCAATGCACCGTCACGGTGCTCAAGGACTTGGCCGAAGTAACGATCCGGGACAACGAACCATTGCCCGTCGTGCCGCCCTCGAGGTTGCACCAGCACCTCGCTGAGCTGCTGCGGAGCAGGACGCCGGCGGACGTTGAGCTTATCGTGTCGGGCGATTCGTTGGTTGCTCACAAGAACATACTGGCGGCAAGGTCCCCTGTGCTGATGGCCGAGTTCTTTGGGAACATGAGGGAGGCCAGCTCT